In Curtobacterium sp. MCPF17_002, one genomic interval encodes:
- a CDS encoding MTAP family purine nucleoside phosphorylase yields MTTTGAVDETVGIGVIGGSGLYELFEAGTADEVDVDTPFGPTSSPISIGTMSGKRVAFLTRHGREHSVAPHRINHRANLWALRSLGVRAVVSSSAVGGLHPDYAPGTFVVTDQLIDRTWGRADTFFEDAVQHLSFADPFDPVLRRVAVAAIGQLDVPFRPTGTCVVIQGPRFSTRAESVWLREAGGHTINMTMTPEVPLAAELGIGTVNLSFVTDADAGLAPTEDEAAAAAEAGGDAETPVTHALVMERLARANEVIVRAIGSIVAAIPDDYSPRELVPAAASAAALATTSPAVPTGKHAAPATASATAPAPGSVA; encoded by the coding sequence GTGACCACGACCGGGGCTGTGGACGAGACCGTGGGCATCGGGGTGATCGGGGGTTCCGGGCTCTACGAGCTGTTCGAAGCCGGCACCGCGGACGAGGTCGACGTCGACACCCCGTTCGGACCCACGTCGAGCCCGATCAGCATCGGGACGATGTCCGGCAAGCGGGTGGCGTTCCTCACCCGGCACGGCCGTGAGCACTCCGTCGCACCGCACCGCATCAACCACCGGGCGAACCTGTGGGCGCTGCGTTCCCTCGGCGTCCGGGCCGTGGTGTCGTCGAGCGCCGTGGGCGGACTGCACCCGGACTACGCGCCGGGGACGTTCGTCGTCACCGACCAGCTCATCGACCGGACCTGGGGTCGCGCGGACACGTTCTTCGAGGACGCCGTGCAGCACCTGTCGTTCGCGGACCCGTTCGACCCGGTGCTCCGCCGGGTCGCCGTCGCGGCGATCGGCCAGCTCGACGTGCCGTTCCGACCGACCGGCACCTGCGTCGTGATCCAGGGGCCGCGGTTCTCCACCCGCGCCGAGTCGGTGTGGCTTCGCGAGGCCGGTGGCCACACCATCAACATGACGATGACGCCGGAGGTCCCGCTCGCCGCCGAGCTCGGGATCGGCACCGTGAACCTGTCGTTCGTGACCGACGCCGACGCCGGGTTGGCGCCCACCGAGGACGAGGCCGCGGCCGCCGCCGAGGCCGGCGGTGACGCCGAGACCCCGGTCACCCACGCGCTCGTGATGGAGCGCCTCGCCCGTGCGAACGAGGTGATCGTCCGCGCCATCGGCTCCATCGTCGCCGCGATCCCCGACGACTACTCACCGCGCGAACTCGTGCCCGCAGCGGCGAGCGCCGCAGCGCTGGCGACGACGAGCCCCGCCGTGCCCACCGGCAAGCACGCCGCGCCCGCGACGGCGAGCGCCACCGCGCCGGCACCCGGGAGCGTCGCGTGA
- a CDS encoding MarR family transcriptional regulator — MPQEDEVDRIVAAWGRERDDLDFGPLEVLSRVDRLARHLDRARRAAFDESDVEPWEFDVLSALRRAGEPYELSPKTLLQQTLVSSGTMTNRVDRLAARGLVARRTDPRDGRGILVSLTPAGRAAVDSAIADLLAAERDILSGVSDAEQDQLSGLLRRLILGLGD; from the coding sequence ATGCCGCAGGAGGACGAGGTCGATCGCATCGTCGCCGCGTGGGGACGCGAACGCGACGACCTGGACTTCGGACCGCTCGAGGTGCTGTCCCGGGTGGACCGACTCGCGCGGCACCTCGACCGTGCTCGTCGCGCCGCGTTCGACGAGAGCGACGTCGAGCCGTGGGAGTTCGACGTCCTGTCCGCACTCCGGCGGGCGGGTGAACCGTACGAGCTCAGCCCGAAGACGCTCCTGCAGCAGACCCTGGTGTCGAGCGGGACGATGACGAACCGGGTGGACCGGCTCGCCGCCCGCGGGCTCGTCGCACGACGCACGGACCCTCGTGACGGCCGGGGCATCCTCGTGTCGCTCACTCCTGCGGGCCGCGCGGCCGTGGACTCCGCCATCGCGGACCTGCTCGCCGCCGAGCGGGACATCCTGTCGGGGGTCTCCGACGCCGAGCAGGACCAGTTGTCCGGCCTGCTCCGACGACTCATCCTAGGACTCGGGGACTAG
- a CDS encoding PLD nuclease N-terminal domain-containing protein, with protein MSVLLYGASIVLLVFALIDILTKGADQVRGLPKVAWVFLVILVPVVGSIVWFAVGHDWSQSDRNHGRYIEPRRHEDGYATLGAARNAHGEKRITGTEQELAELEREIEYWEAQARLRRAKEAAGDGEPTPGS; from the coding sequence ATGAGCGTGCTGCTGTACGGGGCCTCCATCGTCCTGTTGGTCTTCGCCCTGATCGACATCCTCACCAAGGGGGCCGACCAGGTGCGAGGCCTCCCGAAGGTCGCGTGGGTGTTCCTCGTGATCCTGGTGCCCGTCGTCGGCAGCATCGTGTGGTTCGCCGTCGGGCACGACTGGTCCCAGAGCGACCGGAACCACGGCCGCTACATCGAGCCGCGGCGCCACGAGGACGGGTACGCCACCCTCGGAGCCGCGCGCAACGCCCACGGCGAGAAGCGCATCACCGGCACGGAGCAGGAGCTCGCCGAACTCGAGCGTGAGATCGAGTACTGGGAGGCCCAGGCGCGACTGCGCCGTGCCAAGGAGGCCGCCGGCGACGGCGAGCCGACCCCGGGGAGCTGA
- a CDS encoding molybdopterin molybdotransferase MoeA, translating into MRTIGQHRDEIAALVAPVLSGIGVAELQEREIDDLATGAGAGRGHRVLGRAVVAPVPLPPFDNSQMDGFAVRAADAGRVLRVVAPIPAGVVPSPLVTGTAAPIMTGARIPDGADAVFPVERTEPGAFPAALGLTDVTVPDDLVAGTFVRGTGTDLPQGDELAPVGARVTPALLGALASAGVTTVEIVRQLRALVVSTGSELQGARADAGADPGAGGGSAMIGDANGIALRAALAEVGADARTVRVPDDEAAFLTALDDAVGDWADLVLTTGGISAGAYEVVRQALEPRGLAVTPVAMQPGGPQAFGTVTIAGRPVPVVSFPGNPVSALVSFEVFLRPVLAAAAGAVDDRTVLVLPAAEAATSPAGKHQVRRGRVQDGHVHFVGGPSSHLLAHYAAATHLVHVPVGTDTVAPGDPLTVWRLR; encoded by the coding sequence GTGCGAACGATCGGTCAGCACCGAGACGAGATCGCCGCGCTCGTCGCGCCGGTCCTGTCCGGCATCGGGGTCGCCGAGCTGCAGGAACGCGAGATCGACGACCTCGCGACCGGAGCCGGCGCCGGACGGGGGCACCGGGTGCTCGGACGGGCCGTCGTCGCACCGGTTCCCCTCCCGCCGTTCGACAACAGCCAGATGGACGGCTTCGCCGTCCGTGCCGCCGACGCGGGGCGCGTGCTGCGGGTGGTCGCGCCGATCCCCGCCGGGGTGGTCCCGTCGCCACTCGTGACCGGCACCGCGGCACCGATCATGACCGGCGCGCGGATCCCGGACGGCGCCGACGCGGTGTTTCCGGTCGAGCGGACCGAGCCCGGTGCCTTCCCGGCGGCGCTCGGACTCACCGACGTCACCGTGCCGGACGACCTGGTCGCGGGGACGTTCGTGCGGGGGACCGGCACGGACCTGCCGCAGGGCGACGAACTCGCGCCCGTCGGCGCTCGTGTGACGCCGGCGCTCCTCGGGGCGCTCGCGTCGGCGGGGGTGACGACGGTCGAGATCGTCCGGCAGCTCCGGGCGCTGGTCGTGTCGACGGGTTCCGAGCTGCAGGGTGCGCGCGCGGATGCCGGCGCGGACCCCGGCGCCGGTGGCGGTTCGGCGATGATCGGCGATGCCAACGGGATCGCGCTGCGGGCGGCGCTCGCCGAGGTCGGGGCAGATGCACGCACCGTCCGGGTGCCCGACGACGAGGCCGCGTTCCTCACCGCGCTCGACGACGCGGTGGGGGACTGGGCGGACCTCGTGCTCACGACCGGTGGCATCAGCGCCGGGGCGTACGAGGTCGTCCGGCAGGCGCTCGAGCCGCGCGGGCTCGCGGTGACCCCGGTCGCGATGCAGCCCGGCGGTCCCCAGGCGTTCGGCACGGTCACCATCGCCGGTCGTCCGGTGCCCGTCGTGTCCTTCCCGGGCAACCCGGTCTCCGCGCTCGTCTCGTTCGAGGTGTTCCTCCGTCCGGTGCTCGCGGCCGCCGCCGGGGCAGTCGACGACCGCACGGTGCTGGTGCTCCCCGCCGCCGAGGCCGCGACCTCGCCCGCGGGCAAGCACCAGGTCCGGCGTGGCCGGGTACAGGACGGCCACGTGCACTTCGTCGGCGGTCCGAGCTCCCACCTGCTCGCCCACTACGCCGCTGCCACACACCTGGTGCACGTGCCGGTCGGCACCGACACCGTCGCACCCGGGGACCCGTTGACCGTCTGGAGACTCCGTTGA
- a CDS encoding serine hydrolase domain-containing protein, with translation MTTATTILDAIVQQVDATGFTAHGLHVRSGAETAEHHWTPDLRREVHSVAKGVCVLATGIAADDGLVDVDVPVATYLPGFVTGPGVEEVTLRHLLTMTSGIDMPWSATERTDWPDLAAEFLGRPSRGRVFQYANASTYTAMRVLETRVGDVGAFVAERLFAPLGIEDVDWLRCPNGYVAAGEGIALRTEEIARIGRLVRDGGVVDGQRIVGTRWCDAMHTDWVEREGTEPGYDRYEMAGWGGPGRLWRLHGAYGQMLLFDGDTVVTVTADDHFGADALARFVADELARQRPGHAGTAAEPTAERADGPA, from the coding sequence GTGACCACCGCGACGACCATCCTCGACGCCATCGTCCAGCAAGTCGACGCGACCGGGTTCACCGCGCACGGCCTCCACGTGCGAAGCGGCGCAGAAACCGCCGAACACCACTGGACCCCCGACCTCCGCCGCGAGGTCCACTCCGTCGCCAAGGGCGTCTGCGTCCTCGCCACGGGCATCGCCGCCGACGACGGGCTCGTCGACGTCGACGTCCCGGTCGCGACGTACCTGCCCGGGTTCGTCACCGGACCGGGCGTGGAGGAGGTCACGCTCCGCCACCTGCTCACGATGACGAGCGGCATCGACATGCCGTGGTCCGCGACGGAGCGCACCGACTGGCCCGACCTCGCCGCCGAGTTCCTCGGCCGCCCCTCCCGTGGCCGGGTCTTCCAGTACGCGAACGCCAGCACGTACACGGCGATGCGGGTCCTCGAGACCCGGGTGGGCGACGTCGGCGCGTTCGTCGCGGAACGGCTGTTCGCCCCGCTCGGCATCGAGGACGTCGACTGGCTCCGCTGCCCGAACGGGTACGTCGCCGCCGGTGAGGGCATCGCGCTCCGCACCGAGGAGATCGCCCGGATCGGTCGCCTCGTCCGTGACGGCGGGGTGGTCGACGGGCAGCGGATCGTGGGCACCCGGTGGTGCGATGCGATGCACACCGACTGGGTGGAGCGGGAGGGCACGGAGCCCGGGTACGACCGGTACGAGATGGCCGGCTGGGGCGGCCCGGGGCGCCTGTGGCGGCTGCACGGCGCGTACGGTCAGATGCTCCTCTTCGACGGGGACACGGTGGTCACGGTGACGGCGGACGACCACTTCGGTGCGGACGCGCTGGCACGGTTCGTCGCGGACGAGCTGGCTCGGCAGCGCCCGGGTCACGCGGGTACGGCGGCGGAGCCGACGGCGGAACGGGCAGACGGACCGGCCTGA
- a CDS encoding AraC family transcriptional regulator → MTLMMLQQDTDDVDTVSAVLGGMYPKVRLDPPRGKVRFQADIRGDEHLTIARLSMGFHAEVVVEPEGVFTSATRLGGRLRTVHGDGGNVGGVIFGQEETSAEYDGSELLVVNMPETALLQRAIRAEGADSGTLRLRGHHPVAEHADLWAKAVSHVYQNVVQVDSVFQNDLIRAAAFDYLLAIAARALPFEVVTRALASTGAGAATIRRAMAYIDSHLTEAITIDDVAAAARVSPRGLQAAFRRQLDMTPMTYLRRARLAEAHQELLDDETKTIGAVAAKWGFSNQGRFTRLRRDMYGSGSGSGSGSGRGDGSGEGSGAQR, encoded by the coding sequence ATGACGCTGATGATGCTGCAGCAGGACACCGACGACGTGGACACCGTCAGCGCCGTGCTCGGGGGGATGTACCCGAAGGTGCGGCTGGACCCGCCGCGTGGCAAGGTCCGGTTCCAGGCGGACATCCGCGGCGACGAGCACCTCACCATCGCCCGCCTGTCGATGGGGTTCCACGCCGAGGTCGTCGTCGAACCGGAGGGCGTCTTCACGTCGGCGACCCGTCTCGGCGGGCGCCTCCGGACGGTGCACGGCGACGGCGGGAACGTCGGCGGGGTGATCTTCGGCCAGGAGGAGACGAGCGCCGAGTACGACGGCTCCGAGCTCCTCGTGGTGAACATGCCCGAGACGGCGCTCCTGCAGCGCGCGATCCGGGCCGAGGGTGCTGACAGCGGGACCCTCCGCCTCCGTGGACACCACCCCGTCGCCGAGCACGCCGATCTCTGGGCGAAGGCGGTGTCGCACGTGTACCAGAACGTGGTCCAGGTCGATTCCGTCTTCCAGAACGACCTGATCCGCGCCGCCGCGTTCGACTACCTGCTCGCGATCGCCGCCCGGGCGCTGCCGTTCGAGGTGGTCACGCGCGCGCTGGCCAGCACCGGTGCCGGAGCGGCGACGATCCGCCGTGCGATGGCGTACATCGACTCCCACCTGACCGAGGCGATCACGATCGACGACGTCGCGGCTGCGGCCCGGGTGTCACCGCGTGGCCTCCAGGCGGCGTTCCGCCGCCAGCTCGACATGACCCCGATGACCTACCTGCGCCGCGCGCGTCTCGCCGAGGCGCACCAGGAACTCCTCGACGACGAGACGAAGACGATCGGGGCCGTCGCGGCGAAGTGGGGGTTCAGCAACCAGGGACGCTTCACCCGGCTGCGCCGCGACATGTACGGCAGCGGCAGCGGCAGCGGCAGCGGCAGCGGCCGCGGAGACGGCAGCGGCGAGGGCAGCGGCGCGCAGCGCTGA
- a CDS encoding ABC-F family ATP-binding cassette domain-containing protein — translation MAHLLGAENLHLAFPTKVVFDSVTLGIDEGDRIGVVGRNGDGKSTLLALLSQRLEPDGGRVTHRRGVTIGYLDQRDILPEGATVGSTVVGDLQEHEWAGDPKIRDIIGGLVSDIPWDVSVDELSGGQRRRVALARLLVGDWDVLFLDEPTNHLDVEGIQWLAEHITRRWSPNQGGLVVVTHDRWFLDAVSTDTWEIHDGVVDPFEGGYAAYILQRVERDRQAAASEQRRQNLARKELAWLRRGAPARTSKPKFRIDAANALIDDVPPIRDAVALAKTATARLGKDVVDLLDVSVSFDGTEILDRIEWRIAPGERTGILGPNGAGKSTLLNLVAGRLQPTSGRVKTGKTVQVAVLDQQLADLAQFANDRVREVVARKKTSYVSDGKEMTPSQLLERLGFTAEQLSTPVKDLSGGQKRRLQLMLILLDEPNVLILDEPTNDLDTDMLAAMEDLLDTWPGTLLVVSHDRYLLERVTDQQYAVLGGHLRHLPGGVDEYMRLRAAGTGGGTASAAAAATAGRPDTAGGTGSASPAAGAGASASGSGSAASSLSGAERRAAEKEMSALDRKISKVGADRQKMLDAFAAHDQSDYAGLGALQTKLGALEAEVEELEERWLEVAEQLGV, via the coding sequence GTGGCACATCTCCTCGGCGCCGAGAACCTCCATCTCGCGTTCCCCACCAAGGTCGTCTTCGACAGCGTCACCCTCGGCATCGACGAGGGTGACCGCATCGGCGTCGTCGGCCGGAACGGTGACGGCAAGTCGACCCTCCTCGCCCTGCTGTCCCAGCGCCTCGAACCGGACGGCGGTCGGGTCACGCACCGTCGTGGGGTGACGATCGGGTACCTGGACCAACGCGACATCCTGCCCGAGGGCGCGACCGTCGGCAGCACGGTGGTCGGCGACCTCCAGGAGCACGAATGGGCGGGCGACCCGAAGATCCGCGACATCATCGGCGGCCTCGTGTCGGACATCCCGTGGGACGTCAGCGTGGACGAGCTGTCGGGTGGTCAGCGTCGTCGTGTGGCGCTGGCGCGGCTGCTGGTCGGCGACTGGGACGTGCTGTTCCTCGACGAGCCCACGAACCACCTCGACGTCGAGGGCATCCAGTGGCTCGCGGAGCACATCACCCGCCGGTGGTCGCCGAACCAGGGCGGCCTCGTCGTCGTGACGCACGACCGGTGGTTCCTCGACGCGGTGTCGACCGACACGTGGGAGATCCACGACGGCGTCGTCGACCCGTTCGAGGGCGGCTACGCGGCGTACATCCTGCAGCGCGTCGAGCGTGACCGGCAGGCCGCGGCGAGTGAGCAGCGCCGGCAGAACCTGGCCCGCAAGGAGCTCGCGTGGCTCCGCCGTGGCGCGCCGGCTCGCACGAGCAAGCCGAAGTTCCGCATCGACGCGGCGAACGCGCTCATCGACGACGTGCCGCCGATCCGTGACGCCGTCGCGCTCGCGAAGACGGCGACGGCGCGGCTCGGCAAGGACGTCGTCGACCTGCTCGACGTCAGCGTCTCGTTCGACGGCACCGAGATCCTCGACCGCATCGAGTGGCGGATCGCGCCGGGGGAGCGGACGGGCATCCTCGGCCCGAACGGCGCCGGCAAGTCGACCCTGCTCAACCTGGTGGCCGGTCGCCTCCAGCCGACGAGCGGGCGGGTGAAGACCGGCAAGACGGTGCAGGTGGCGGTGCTCGACCAGCAGCTCGCCGACCTGGCGCAGTTCGCGAACGACCGCGTCCGCGAGGTCGTCGCCCGCAAGAAGACCTCCTACGTGTCGGACGGCAAGGAGATGACGCCGTCGCAGCTGCTGGAGCGCCTCGGCTTCACGGCGGAGCAGCTGTCCACGCCGGTGAAGGACCTGTCCGGCGGGCAGAAGCGTCGCCTGCAGCTCATGCTCATCCTGCTCGACGAGCCGAACGTGCTCATCCTCGACGAGCCCACGAACGACCTCGACACCGACATGCTCGCGGCGATGGAGGACCTCCTCGACACGTGGCCGGGCACCCTGCTGGTCGTCTCCCACGACCGGTACCTGCTCGAGCGCGTGACGGACCAGCAGTACGCGGTGCTCGGCGGGCACCTCCGGCACCTGCCTGGCGGCGTCGACGAGTACATGCGGCTCCGGGCGGCCGGCACCGGTGGCGGGACCGCTTCAGCGGCTGCCGCCGCGACTGCCGGGAGGCCCGACACGGCAGGCGGGACCGGCTCGGCCAGTCCTGCGGCCGGGGCCGGTGCCTCCGCGTCCGGTTCCGGGTCTGCCGCGTCGTCGCTGTCCGGTGCCGAACGCCGTGCGGCCGAGAAGGAGATGTCGGCGCTCGACCGGAAGATCAGCAAGGTCGGGGCCGACCGGCAGAAGATGCTCGACGCGTTCGCCGCCCACGACCAGTCGGACTACGCGGGGCTCGGGGCGCTGCAGACGAAGCTCGGTGCGCTCGAGGCCGAGGTCGAGGAACTCGAGGAGCGCTGGCTCGAGGTCGCGGAGCAGCTCGGCGTCTAG
- a CDS encoding molybdopterin-binding protein, whose translation MTTQPTRGRAGVVVVSTQAAADPALDRTGPVIAAWLREHDFTVAEPIIVPDGGPIEDTVAGELDADARVVITSGGTGVTPTDRTPEAVSALIDLDLPGITEEIRRRGLAGAGPTALLSRGIAGIAAGGALLVTLPGSRGGVADGLAVLDGLLDHVLAQVHGEGHAPRSAS comes from the coding sequence ATGACCACACAGCCGACCAGGGGACGAGCGGGCGTCGTCGTGGTGTCCACCCAGGCCGCGGCCGACCCCGCCCTCGACCGCACCGGGCCGGTCATCGCCGCCTGGCTGCGCGAGCACGACTTCACCGTGGCGGAGCCGATCATCGTGCCGGACGGCGGGCCGATCGAGGACACCGTCGCCGGTGAACTGGACGCCGACGCCCGCGTCGTCATCACCAGCGGGGGCACCGGCGTCACGCCGACCGACCGCACCCCCGAAGCCGTCTCGGCGCTCATCGACCTCGACCTGCCCGGCATCACCGAGGAGATCCGCCGTCGCGGACTCGCCGGAGCCGGACCGACAGCGCTCCTGAGTCGCGGGATCGCGGGCATCGCCGCCGGTGGCGCCCTGCTCGTGACACTGCCCGGTTCACGCGGTGGCGTCGCCGACGGGCTGGCCGTGCTCGACGGGCTGCTCGACCACGTGCTGGCGCAGGTGCACGGCGAGGGCCACGCGCCGCGGAGCGCCTCGTGA
- a CDS encoding VOC family protein, whose product MHAITLAVADVARSADFYRALLGLDGSGVIGTEYPATETAAGGTTAMFTLDDGLIVSVYGRGDMAKDSGAPLATAPSSTIGHFVDSREAADAFLERARAAGATMLAAPYTRPWGMYSGFFQDPDGHLWEVVANPGGGDPADATPDSASQDDVDPESVE is encoded by the coding sequence ATGCACGCGATCACCCTCGCCGTCGCCGACGTCGCACGGTCGGCGGACTTCTACCGCGCCCTGCTCGGTCTCGACGGCAGCGGGGTGATCGGCACCGAGTACCCCGCGACGGAGACCGCGGCCGGCGGCACCACGGCGATGTTCACGCTCGACGACGGCCTCATCGTCAGCGTCTACGGCCGCGGGGACATGGCGAAGGACTCCGGCGCGCCGTTGGCCACCGCGCCGAGCAGCACGATCGGGCACTTCGTGGACTCCCGCGAGGCGGCCGACGCCTTCCTCGAACGGGCACGAGCGGCCGGGGCGACGATGCTCGCGGCGCCGTACACGCGGCCGTGGGGCATGTACTCCGGCTTCTTCCAGGACCCGGACGGCCACCTGTGGGAGGTCGTCGCGAACCCCGGCGGCGGCGACCCCGCCGACGCGACGCCGGACAGTGCGTCCCAGGACGACGTCGACCCCGAGTCCGTCGAGTAG
- the moaC gene encoding cyclic pyranopterin monophosphate synthase MoaC, whose translation MVDVSEKDVTARSATATATLVTRPDVVTRILDGSLPKGEVIGTARIAAIMAVKKTSDLIPLCHPLPIAGVEVDITGSGDRVVVEVSVRTTSRTGVEMEALTGASVAALTVYDMVKAVDRTASITDIRVLEKHGGRSGDWSNR comes from the coding sequence ATGGTGGACGTCTCCGAGAAGGACGTCACCGCACGCTCGGCGACCGCGACGGCGACCCTCGTCACCCGGCCGGACGTCGTCACCCGGATCCTCGACGGCTCACTGCCGAAGGGCGAGGTCATCGGCACGGCCCGCATCGCCGCGATCATGGCCGTGAAGAAGACCTCGGACCTCATCCCGCTGTGCCATCCGCTGCCGATCGCCGGCGTCGAGGTCGACATCACCGGCTCCGGGGACCGGGTGGTCGTCGAGGTCTCGGTGCGCACGACCTCACGGACGGGCGTCGAGATGGAGGCACTGACCGGCGCGAGCGTCGCCGCACTGACCGTCTACGACATGGTGAAGGCCGTCGACCGGACGGCATCGATCACGGACATCCGGGTGCTCGAGAAGCACGGCGGACGCTCCGGGGACTGGAGCAACCGATGA
- a CDS encoding molybdenum cofactor biosynthesis protein MoaE, with amino-acid sequence MTRPAETDGRVVVADVVDRSITVDEVSAVVATDQDGAVVTFAGVVRDHDGGKGVNALEYERHPSAGDVIAEVARTIADAHPEVRIAVLHRVGALGIGDVALAAAVSSPHRAEAFVACGALIDLVKERVPIWKHQRFTDGSDEWVAAL; translated from the coding sequence GTGACGCGGCCGGCGGAGACCGACGGCCGCGTGGTGGTCGCCGACGTCGTCGACCGCTCGATCACCGTCGACGAGGTCTCGGCCGTCGTCGCGACCGATCAGGACGGCGCGGTCGTCACCTTCGCCGGGGTCGTCCGCGACCACGACGGCGGCAAGGGCGTCAACGCGCTCGAGTACGAGCGGCACCCGAGCGCCGGGGACGTCATCGCCGAGGTCGCCCGCACCATCGCCGACGCGCACCCCGAAGTCCGCATCGCCGTGCTGCACCGTGTCGGAGCGCTCGGCATCGGGGACGTCGCGCTCGCCGCAGCGGTGTCGTCGCCGCACCGCGCCGAGGCGTTCGTTGCCTGCGGCGCGCTGATCGACCTCGTCAAGGAGCGCGTTCCGATCTGGAAGCACCAGCGGTTCACCGACGGCTCCGACGAGTGGGTCGCCGCTCTCTGA